Part of the Diprion similis isolate iyDipSimi1 chromosome 10, iyDipSimi1.1, whole genome shotgun sequence genome, ATTTTCGATAATATGATGTTATTTATGAGTTGTGTCGGATAATTTACTCAGtatcttgattttttatagaaaatttcaactactatataattatttcaattactttGTTATCTTTTTGCAAAGATTCGTCAAggggcttgaaaaaaaaagatcattcGGGGTTTGAACCCAAAATAACTGGGTAGTACCCTATACCTGAACGCACTGTGCCACGTTTTCTttaaacgaataaaatttacagaacaTATTATCTAAAAGGAGATTTTTTGGTTAGGATGTAAGACCGTGGTTAGTGTTCAATGCTCGTGTGATACGCATGCGCGACTATCGTTATCTTTGCCACACCGGGTGTCTCTCGATCGCAGCGACGCTAGCGGTTTGGTACGTTAAGAGGCCCACGTCGAAACCCACAGTTGCAAGACCGTGTTTTTAACTCCTAGGACTTAAAAGTGTTCTTTTCGGCACTCTGCGCATGCTCACTCGTAGACTCACTCTACCATCACAGAAACGGGCACAGTTTATTGTGTACGgaaaaacgcatgaaaaaATCCGTTAAATAAGCTCGCCTTATGTAAAATCAAGTGTAACCTGActtgaagattttttcagCGAATCCAATTATATTCTCTATTATACGTGAATACAAAGTACCGGATTTACTCATTTtgctattataattataatttgtcATTCACGATCCGTAAACTTGACCTCTAGCCGGCGGCGATATGATATTGCTCATGCATTTCAAACGCGATGAAAGATTATGCAGAATATGTTACAGAAAATAGAAATGTACAGCGAATTGATAAATTCAAAGTGTACACAACGCTTTGTGTAAGCAGATAAACCGCAAATACTTCCAGAATTTTCAACCACCCGATTATACAATCATTCAAGAAATTGACATGAACCGAATTCACAAATCACCAGATTTACACAAGTTttagtgaaaaatgttttttatcacctaagtAGATAAGATAAAAAACTTCTGACAcagttttttatcaattttttttcttttatcaaattttgttttaatttccatttttttttcttgcgaaagagagagagagagagatctaGTATGCGGTAAAATTCCGGATTATTGGGAGCGTCTATttcacaaattaatttttgcatatgggatattccacgccaactctgATCAATTGTATTCAATTCTGAATCTTTTGACGCAAGAACACAGAAtcggattgaaaaatatcagttttgagaaatacgtcaaaacaagaaacaaagaTGAAGGCACCTgacatttcaataaaaatcaagtAATCTGATGATCatgatgatggtggtggtgatgaTGACGATAGTACGAATAACTATGGGTTTGGTAGGGATGATATGCTTGTAGCTGGCACCTTCAcaagtatatacctacacaagtaaaaaaaaaaaatacataatttaGTTCCCcaatatgtgaaaatatttgacgCATCAAAAGCCATGGACttagatataatatatggtGTTCGAAGGCTAACGAGAAAGGTATGAAAAGCTACAATGGAACACTGGGATTACTTGAATTATCATTCAACAATTCCCCAAACCCAGTATTGTGAATAAGGAAGAcaagaaaaattacatcaaaattGTAATGACAACTAATGCACATCGAAAATATTGCCAAGCTAATGAAAGCCtcgatgatgatgaaaaaaaaagtgtcaagTATGAGAATTTCATCGCATTTCATTCATTATTGAAGAGTTAGGCGAGGTTAGAATTGGGGTTAAAGAGAGAATTCGCGGGCCCGGGGAATGGGATTCATTGTCAAGATTACAACCGATGGTGATTACGATATGGTCGGTAAGCAGTTATGTAATATTGCCGATCCCCAACAACCAACTGATGCCGTTCCCATGAAAACTGCTGATATCGTATTGCTAGAACTTCGCGCGCTAGAAACGAGAATTAATAGTCTTATCGAACATCAAAGGCATCATCTAGAAGTGACAAATATAATTTACTTCGATTACAACGTGGTCTTATGACTTTGTTGTACAAGGTGATATCTCAATATATGAagagtgaaaatgaaatgcaaaataaaagtgaatttgaaaaaagactTTTTTAATAATCCGGAATTCTATCGcatcctccctctctctctttctctctctctcgcaacagagagaggaaaaaatgatgaggtatttaagaaaaaaaactgacaataagtgataaaaaaaacgatgtaCCAAAATTCTATGCTATCATATTACAGCGGAGTTGGAATGACTGAATTAATGAATCATTAAAACTAAATAATCAATTCTTATCGTGTCAAAGGTGACGCTGGAAGGATCCAACAGACGAACCGCGATGAACCAATTTTCAGCGataaaacgagagagagattgaAGACTTCGAGGCGCTGGATGGAGTCACGCGATTGCAAAACTTGTGTTTTTGCCGTTCTTGCTGTTCCTTCAAACTCCGCAATTGACCAATTATAATCCATACGCGTTACATCCGCTCTAAATTATGCACTCAACATAtaattgactgaaaaaaaaatttctgcagcCGAATTCatgcatgaaatttcaattcttcttCAGGACTaacgattttatttcaaaggatatctcttttcaattaattcaatCAGCAGGAGAAACATCGGTGATGTTTTTCTCGTAAAATAACAGgattcgattaatcgttttttctatTAATCAATGTTTTCGGTTAATCGTTATCCTAATGAATCGACTAATCGAAGTTGCTCCATAATAATTTTGCAGGTCAATCGGTATAGGAATCGAAATcgtcgatcaatcgattaattggaTAAACGATCGACagcttcgattaatcgattaatcgcacagcaGTAGTATTTATAGAGTAATTACTGGAACatcgttgagaaaaaagtGTTTGTGTGATCTCGAAAATCGTGCAATATTCgaacgaataataaatttcttttccttcctttGCGTCACTATAATAAGGACGGAATTAACTAAGGCTTATTTTGTtcggttaatttttattgaattatagTCTTATTCATGGCCAGTCCGAagcagaaatattttaaaagctTGACGTCCGATCGATTGCCagacataaataaataaatcgataGGTAGATAAGGAAGCAGCATAAATCCGGTTTGACGTATATTGCAAATAAGTATACATGTAGGTATGGCATGAATATCAGATCGTAACTCTGGTGTTCTGCAGCCCATGACAGAAAACGAATGCTGCCGCGAGTTCTCAAGGTTCATTACGATTTGGACATTGCACTTAAACGGTTTTCGCCGTTCGAAGTTCGAATGTAACGTTTGTATGTGTTGCTGCAATATGTCTATGCAAATACATATAATTGTGAAGTGTGTACGTAGATACGTAAGTTGGgccaaaaatcaaaagaaatctgtttaaaatgGCGTTACGaaaatcattaattaattacacagGTAAAAGAAGGCTCTTTTCATATCCACACAGGCACATCTATACGAGTATACAACCCATGCTTTTTatgcaatatgtatatacaacatCCGACCGTGAGGTACACATATTATACGACTTGACGTCATCGTACCGATTATACGAAGCATGTTGCTGCCGTACAATAAGGGGCTTAACCCCTTGACTGGCAAAAGCGTCTATAGACGTCCtctaaatatttcatcaatatCTTTGAAACGACTTGACCCATCGTcttgaaatttaaaactcATGGGTATTCGGTCgctgaattcaaatttgaggtcagattttcaatattaaaaatagccgaaccaatatggcggatgaaaattgatatttgatCAAATCTGTTCGAAAAATACTACTCAGAAGTTTTCAAGATCGCCGATTACGAATCTCAAATCagatttggaaaattcaagatggcagaTCTAATGTGTTGGACGAAAACTGTTTCAACTGGATTCGATCAGATTTTAACTTCTTGCTCCCTGTATTAGATCcactatcttgaatttttaaaatttgatatcagattcgtaatcagcggcCCTGAAACCCCCTGGGTAGAGTTTCTTGACCGAATTCGATCAaattaaaactttttgtcCGCCacattggatccaccattttaaattttgggATTCTAATATCAAATTCATCACTCAATAAgattgattaatatttttcctctgCCAGAAATGGCACGCAAAGTGAGTTTCGCCGTGCCAGTCTAGGAGTTAAAGGCCTTAAATTTGTCGAACGGTTGCGACCTCATgcgaaatttaaaatcagCGACTCACGCCGGCCCTTACAATCGGTATTAGACCAATCAGTGACGTCCTTATCAAAACAGCGCGACCTTATCTAGCTCGACTTTGGTAGCGTGTCCCGCCTACTTCATAAATCTAATAAACCAATTATGTCAtgattggatgaaaatttgtctCATCATCAAGAAAATCACTAGTCGCAATGATTATTCATCACTAATGCTAGTACAGGTCTTCGACACGTTGTACTAGCTATCATTTGATTCGTgatatacaaaattttatacctcGGAATACATGGAGTACacaaaatgataaaatgatGTAAAATAACGGTTGGAAGAGGGGTGAGgagaagggggagggggggagctTCAACCAAAGGGACATCAAGTCTTATTAATCGTCACTTCGTGTACCAGGTGCTTCTTTATTAGTCAACAATTTGTTTCGCTCTTCCGCTGCTTAGGCCGCTGCTGGCCGGCGAATAACTCGCGAGTCACGCAGCTCCAAACATAAAAGATAATGATGATAGCGCGCTGAATCGAGTATATAAGGTAGACCCGTTATATTTTCAAGGTTATAAGCGCGTCGCGCGATGGTCGgtcgatatttaaaaattatgagcgtATGAAGGATCGGTTTTAATCAATAGtcaattttccatattttcttcaatttcccgCCATCGTTCAGCCAATGGGAATCGTTCCTCGAGCAATTAGCGAATTCAATTGTCGTTCGAAAATATGACAGTTGAAAGAATCGTCTACGGCGAAGTCGGCTAATCATAGAAATATAACGCCATCCCCACTCTTGACTATATACTGATAAATATCAACCAACGACGCGTGGTGACAATTGTATTGAAGTATACATTGTACTATTAAATTCGAACGATTCGCTAACCGGATGTGAAGAAAAAGACGtacgtttttttattatgttttcgtaattaatatattatcgTAGTCACTCACCTCTCGTTGAGTTCGCCATTTCACAGTGACTTATGCTTCTTCAATTTCCTTTCACGACGGTTATTCTTTGCTCCACTTTACAGCTATAATACACGGCGAGACTTTCCTGCTTCGACTGACAGCCGGTTGTACTCGTAAGTCGATTTAATCTCTTCCAACACACGCTCGTTCGCAGCCCGCGATCGACTGACTCGAATTGATACGAACgagaatattatatacctatacgaagTTAAGTAATCTGTAGTCGCTGTTCAGGTCGTGCTTATGTCACCCTGCGTATCGCGTATAGACGACAGTTTCCCAGATACATGTGATTACTCCATAGTGTGGCGAGTGGCTGTATGCACCTACACATAAAGGTGTTGATGCGTATGTGAGGCTGGCCTCGCGACACTTCTATCCTTGTCCTTGAGGGCCTTGACCGGCATCCCCGTTTCTTTTGACCGTCAAATTTGCACGTGAAATTCGGTCAATTGTTATCCTGGCATTACGTATGAATTTAAAGGATATCGATCGCAGTTTTTATGCTACAGGAAATTAGAACGCGATTTTGTATCACTTTAACTTATATCTTCTTTCTATGCAGTATACACTATAGATGAATAGATATTTAATCATCAATGAATTCCACGTAAACGTCGAGTCAttagtcttttttttcaagtacttCGGGCTAATGGCGTTGTGAATTTTTAGTCAGGAACACGTGGGTGCGGTCTTTTACTTTCTGCAGGCTCTGTAGGAAcgcttatacctatataattgATGGTAAAGAAGAAAGACGATCTAAGATAAATGAATTGCACATACAGCGCTCTCTGTCGCCATTTCGTGAAACTAGTAATTTATGGTTCACGAGTTTAGCAGAAGACAAAAAtctcgatttcgagacgattTTGAGGGATattcgacgtaatttgaaGGTAACTCGCGCTAAATATCcacataaaaaaatacatattcacGGTTTGCTCGTTATTCAGTTGAACGTACATTTTCTTCCATCTTAGagtattgaattaaaatttattatcatgaAGAGAATTGATTTCACTGCAACATAACCTCATTTGTAATATATTTGTCGAAaaacgttcgaaatttgaatcaatttcaatttttcaaaattagattAGTTGTTATACGGTGTTGCTTTTTCATATCataaaccagattcaatttctcGTGTCAAACCAGATTTGACAAGATGAAGATCACAGCCCTGCTGAGAGGAGCTCGAACACCCCAAAATCCACTAAAAGTACCTTTTCAACCGATTCTCCCAATGAATTTGAGAGATAGGGTATCCGGGAAAGCTGATAAAATATCaggttatgaattttttcataaatattatcaGAATCTTTTTCGTTGATctgaatgtaattttttacctttgCATCACAGTTTCGATTTACTTTATTTCACGCAATCTCTTTCAACAACGAAACTAAAACAAACTTCATAATCAGTTGTGAAAttgatgacattttttttttacagatgtTTCTTGTCTGCAGGAAATAGCCGTACTTTTTAGCTGTTTATCGGAAAATGAATTCAAGGAATCATTGTGTCCGAATGAAGTAAAGTCTTTCCAGTTATGCAGCAAAATGAGTTTGGCAAAAAGATATCAAAAGAAACAGGACGAAGCGCAAGGTGGCGCTGGAACAAATCCCAAATCTGTATCATCAACCACAGTTAATCGTGTTCTGCGACGATTTCCGTCAATTTGAATGTATTTATAGACGATAAAATGAACCGCTAATAAACATATTGTAATgaattttagagaaaaaagaagatcaCTATCAACTTTTTGtccaataaataatattttccatgCCCAAGATAATTCGTTATTTGTGTCACATTAAATGTGCACTCAGAGTTATTTGCTTAGAGTATTCTACGTCGAGATATGCAGATACGAAAAAGTTCTAGTTATCACTTATCTCTTTTTGTGGAAGAGTtcattggaaaaataattcgaatggattgattttaaaaaatatcaacacaCAGTATTAAtagaatatagaaaaagtaTCAGGTATATATTTGTCTACAGGTCGATTACATTGTGTTACAAATTATGTAATAAGCTCCGAAAATTTGACGATAGTTTAGAAACTATGGTATTAAAATATGGAAAAGGCACAGAGCTGCTAAAAAAGGGttgttaaatttcatttttttttttttttttttccattaatgTCTAAGGGTCGATCTAAACCCTATGCAAAATATCGAATTGCATGTTAATCATGGTTTATTTGATTTGACGAAAATTGTAtccaaagttttgaaaactaAACATGAAGGGATTGCTTGGCAACCAGTAGTTCAGCAATAAAATCGCttaaatggaatggaatgtcGTAATTTTCAGGCAAGGCGAAAATACAGCTAGAAATGTGCAACAGtaatattgattattgttgttattaccGTGAATTATGACGCTACACATATTTTGTTAttgggtgagaaaaaaaaaaaaccaacaaacaaaaaaataaaacgaacaaacaaatatACACGTAACTGTACacgtaaaaaaatacttcaaaaaCGCATCTATTTTCATAATAGACGAAACTGGAATTCATGAATTAAatcagatattattattattaactaaCACACAAATTGGTCCATTGAGAGATTTTAGGTACTAGAGTTGAGATTCCAGTAggttctttctctttcctttttttttttacattttctttcatttttcttcttcctttataataaattatatacagaCGATTGTTTCAGactattttttaaactacGACACGATCGGAACAAAACCATATTTGCTGGAGCTACTTAAAAGACGTACACACATCTAGggtgtttaaaaaaagttttgtgtTTCTAATCTAATATTGGTTTTGTATTCTAGCAATCTGGCTTACAGCAATAAATCTTCTTAAACATCATTGAAAACATGATAGAAACTTGTGTGATGAAGCGAGAAAAGTTACGTTTTAAATTTCCGGTTAAACAATGATAAATTGTTGTTCGTCACGGCCtgttttttcatccaatttgCTTACGAAATCacagtgaatatatatatatttaaagaaaaatagttttaattCAATGGAGTATAacttatataaattttttcaacgacgtttaaatatttttattaaaatatacgCAAGAAGTTTGGGCTTTTACGAAGCTTTCTCTGTCGTATTATTTTTGACCGACgcagaataataaaattttccaattttaaagtagaaacaaaaaatggaaTAGAGAATACACCGCCTTTTTAAGCACCCTACGATCACATCAATTTTGGATTAATAACTcatgatattaaaaataattttccagaAACTGACAAGAAACGAACGTGCCATAGTTTACTGTTAAAACGATATATCGAGTATATTATGCGTAATAAAGCTAATTTACTTCTAATatacaaagtataaaaaaaaaaaacattagaaaAGTGCCATGCTATGATTTTCTATAAACTATGAAGACGAGTTCGGCGCGTAGATTCTGTGCGGTATAAATGTGcttttcgaacaaaaaaaaaaaaaaaactttctatcAAACGTGGATTatgatttaaattatattcattttgattAAGTATCGCGTACTAGGAATGaagattttaattatacaCCTAATGTCTAAAAACTAAATGCCTGatgagatttggtgaaaaatttatattctctgATCCGGACAGATAATTCGCCAGAGTTTTTAAATCATTCCAAATGGATGAACGCCCTCGATTTATCAACCATTAATAACCAGTATTAGAGGTGAAAAACATGGACGTGTCGTGTATTCAGAATGTTTCAAATTAATCGGCATCATCGATGGATTCTGAAATTGTTCAGCTTAATAACCCGCAGTTACTCAAGTTGTTCTTAATTATAACATCAGTCACAGCATCGAATacgaattgaatattattggTGTCGGTCGCACATGTGAAGTGCGTGTATATTTGTTTACggtcttttcttttgttcaaattttcaaatttcatctgaATGTATGATGCGCAATCTTCGTATGTATTGGGCCCCTTATATTCGGGAAAGCATATAGTCAAAGGACTCCTCGTTATTTTATCCTCGAACAAATCTTTCTTGTTTAAAAACAGAATTATCGACGTATCGACAAACCATTTACTGTTACATATCGAATCGAACAACTTCATCGACTCTATCATTCTGTTCATCTCCTCATCCTCGGCCAAAACTAAATCGTAACCGCTCAATGCAACGCAGAATATTATCGCTGTCACCCCTTCGAAGCAGTGAATCCATTTTTTACGTTCTGATCTTTGCCCACCAACATCGAACATTCTGgaaagagaattattttatacaatattagGCCATGGCGACATATTCATGGCGGTGTTagagagcaaaaaaaattgatactaaTATGGATTTCAAAGATTAAACAACTCACTTGAAGTGAAGCCCTTTGAACGAAAAGTGCGTTTCAACGATTCCTGTCGTTTTAACTCTGGTCCTGAGAACATCCTGCTGTGTCGGTATGTAATGGGGTTGGGCAATGCGATCAAGAGCATTGAGGTAATATGCCGCCGAATCATTGAGCTGATATTCTCTGCTACGTGTGAAACAAAGCTGTACTCCCGCATCCTGCCATAATCTCTTCATTAATAAAACTAGCTCTCCCGTCAGCTCACCCTCCTCTGCTGCCGATGCTAGAGTGAAAAATTGCCTGGCGATATCCTAGAAGGTGACGAATTTATTAATGCATAATTACCATGCGtattaacaaaaatttatttttcatcgaataaaAGATCCTGAGATGCAAGTTGAACAATTTTGGTCGTTTTTAACCGTAGAGTAATTTATTTAACCGAAATTGAAGTGGAAAAGAATATTAACTGAGTTATTAAACGACGTTTACATGTTTTTTTGGAAAGATTTACGCACCACTTTATTTGGATCTGCAAAATCAATTCTTAGCTGACCCATTGCTCTGATAATTGTCATCAGACTCTGTATGGTATTGCTATAAACAACTGGTTTATACTCTTCGCACTCTTCTTTACTGTACCCAGTTTcatgaatgattttcatctGCTTAACGATTGTCGATTTTCCAGACTCTCCAGCAccttggaataaaaatgaaatgaattgttagaaaaaatggCCTTGAAGTAGatgtggaaaaaagaaaatgtcacAAGTTTCTCGTACTTCAAGAACATTCATCGGAAGTTTAGttcttagaaaaattttttttccatctacaGATAAAATCCATTACATATTTCAACTAATTCATACCATAtgagttcaaaattctttttaactTGATAAGTGAAATAATATGTCGCTTCCGACTTTCCCTGAGATaagataataatgaaatttcacgattGTGAAATCCATGAGTGTTCCCCTCCCTTGGCTGAATCATCTAGTGAGGATGAGCCATGTGTACACAGACAGACATCAATCAGCTATTTTACTATAATCAAGCATGCTGTATGAATACATGCATTGCAATATCCTGTGTAAAATTAACGAGGATAGGATATTTTTTGCCATCTTATTTCATTACTACGAGAgacaaaatgaaagaaattgagaaaattctaAACCAATTTGCGTGAAGAAAAGTGGTGAAGAAAATTAGCtgcgtcaatttttaataataataatttttcacaaattcaatTTGTTAATAAAGTGTAAGAGGGGGAATTTCAAGATCAAAGAgttatgataagaaaaaacggGGTAAACAGAGGTCaaggaataatttttcgcATCCTTTTGACGGCCGGATTCATTGCGGCCTCAATTATACCATTGAATCATACGTTAATTGGCTGGTTTTGCCATTTCAATTAAGAGAACACGGTTGCGTTAGTCCCACTCTCAGTaaatgagaagagaaaaacggCTAACCGATGTACCGATACGAAACAAAAGGTGAACGGAAAAACGTTAGCGATTTGCACGGGATGTGTAAAAATTGAGCGTGCAGTTCGACCGATTtcgttttgtttctcttttgtttttttcatttgttcacGAATCGCGGAACGACGGAAAAACGACGA contains:
- the LOC124410883 gene encoding uncharacterized protein LOC124410883 produces the protein MKITALLRGARTPQNPLKVPFQPILPMNLRDRVSGKADKISDVSCLQEIAVLFSCLSENEFKESLCPNEVKSFQLCSKMSLAKRYQKKQDEAQGGAGTNPKSVSSTTVNRVLRRFPSI
- the LOC124410876 gene encoding guanine nucleotide-binding protein G(i) subunit alpha, with the protein product MFIGESVNPDCNQAVVCADIRVIRVPSVLEASVFCLSLVALGAWGGRFPHARQGEATSVTRSLIRAILDLRRRFHAKVVPARRPSHSNEDDLNDLLNVTARNQKMGCAVSTTGDKEAAERSKKIDKDLRMDGERAASEVKLLLLGAGESGKSTIVKQMKIIHETGYSKEECEEYKPVVYSNTIQSLMTIIRAMGQLRIDFADPNKVDIARQFFTLASAAEEGELTGELVLLMKRLWQDAGVQLCFTRSREYQLNDSAAYYLNALDRIAQPHYIPTQQDVLRTRVKTTGIVETHFSFKGLHFKMFDVGGQRSERKKWIHCFEGVTAIIFCVALSGYDLVLAEDEEMNRMIESMKLFDSICNSKWFVDTSIILFLNKKDLFEDKITRSPLTICFPEYKGPNTYEDCASYIQMKFENLNKRKDRKQIYTHFTCATDTNNIQFVFDAVTDVIIKNNLSNCGLLS